aaaatttaCCAGATTTTGTTCCCTATCTTCTCTATTTCAACAAACTTTATGCAAGTTGCATGCAGAATATAACAAAACTTTGCTTGTGAACCAGGAATAAATGAGGCCACTACTTCTCAAGGCCATCCACCTCTGGTATCACTTTTCTGGAGATGGCTCTAGATTGGCAAGCAACTGGTAAAACAGAGCATTGGTGACTCTAAAGCAATGGGATTCTCAATTTGTAAGTTCACTCTCATTCCTCCCCAATCCtacgaaaaaaaataaaagttacagaATATCTAACAAAGTGTAAGATTATTGATCTCCTCATTTTCCCCAATTAGCAGCTAGCACCTATGACATTAACAAGTGACAGTAACTCCTTTCAATACCAAATAGCTATGCTGCAGCAATGTGAAATACTGTTACTTTATACACTGCCTATGCCAAAATTTCTAAATTTAGAATGGTGTAAGACATGCTTAAATTATTCTTAGAATGATCTTGTAAAGTCTTGTCTCAAGAGAGGGGATCAAACAAAGGAGGCAAATATATAACCGTTCCTCTACGACTCAAGTTCATGGTGCCTGTAAACACTAAATAGTGTCACAAATAGAATCAACATATCTGAGAGGATCAAAATGCAAGCAGCAGAACTGTTGAGTTTCTTTTACACGTAGTCtttgttttaagaaattttCACCCTGCTTGCATTGTTCTACAGTCAAGAATGAcatcaaagttattattttaatgtgtccTAATTGTTTCAAATGTCAGATGTAGTAAAACAGAATCTTCTGGAGGTGGtcctgttttgttattttagacCAGTAACACTGATGTGTGATGCATCGCAAGTATCAAAGAAAAACCAGCCAGCATGGACATACAGTTGTTCCGGTCTGACTTTAAGACATCTGCAAACTGGATTCATGGTCATTATCAGCCAAACtcgaaaagaatttaaaatattgatttgCTTGTGAAGATCTCAGTCCAGGAAGAAGTTCTGATTATCATAGCTGACTGGTGATCcctataaaaaaactaaaatgctgCAACATGTGCGTGAaggacatcaaggcatcgtCAACTGTGCATTTTTATCGACACAGAGCATATGGCAGCCAGGAGTTTCAAAACAGATTGAAGTgctcatttaattttttttctagttatgattttttttcaaaattgacTATCATCCTGAAACTAACTCAAACACCAGCCAACCCATGGAAGGGACTAGGCTGAGTTGAAAGGACCTGGTGGGGGACCTTTTTTAAAGCTGGATTGCACTAGCACACTTCATTAAGATAAAGCATATCTTTGCAAGTAATTGTTCTCACAGACAAGTTTGGCCAAAGTTCGccataaataaactttaaaaattcaacTGTTTCAGATTCACTCAACAGCAGCCCTCATCACCACCAAGTAGGGAAAGAAGGGCAATGCAGACTGTAAAGAACACTGCACTTTGAACTTCAGAGCAACACCTCTATGCCATGGATGGAATCCAGCAGAGCTGTTGATGAGAAAGTAGCTCCACCAACACAGGATGTTCCAGAAAAGGGAGATCTGGATCagtttcagaaaacaaacaccCGAAGCATCAGCAAAAGAAATATGACAGACAGCCAGGGATGTGAAACCTTAGATAAGAAAGTACTGTAGGTCAAGACCACACAAGATGAAGCAAACGTAAACACAACAAGATTATACACAGTACAAgcgaaagatgaaagaagaaataatttttgttgcagTAGCATGAAGCCAAGTAGTCCAGGTGTAATTCCCAGAGCAGAGGAAAAGCCATGAATGAGATACAGGACGATGATGACACAGATGCATTTCACATTAAATGCAAAGGAAATCAGAGGCACCTGTAGCTCACAGCCAGGCATGGTCCACAACAGATATGGCCAAAAAATTTAAGCTGCCAGATTAATGtactgaaaactgttttaaaaacaaaacagattattaaattgttgcatgttttcaaacattgttTTCCAAAGCTCAGTAAAGGGTATATAAAATCACTTTGGACGATTCCTCTATGATTAAAGCTTGTGTCTACAGTTTAAGATCTGTAGCATCTGCAGACACCATGAACTAAACGGTCCCTCCATTACCTTTCCCTGAACCCCCAatcagtgcacacacacacacaaaaaacacccATGGCACAACCAGAAACGTCCTTAACCTCTTGTTAGCACCATAAACATGCCACATGCACTGACCATAACATTAAACAGCTTGGAATGAAACAGGCTCATAAGTACAAAATCTTCTCCATAAAAGATAACTGTCGGGTACCTGCCACAAAATCTGCAGACAAGCACAGGTCTGTGTTTGAAGTGTACTGCACATACCAGTCCATGACTACTTAATGCCCCTTTTATAGTTTGTTGCACTAAAAACAAGTCTAGTGGGACATCAGTTAGTACCTGTTGCCAATACGGtgggactggctgtcctgggttcagatcttgtctcaggcatgctgttctctACATGTGGtgcctgtttacagggctggctccTTTTACTGTGACATAGCCTTAATTGCTGACTAGggataaaacaccaatttcccaaTCCCTTTGAAAGCTTTGCCCTGTAAGGAGTTtactttcgattttttttttttttgttcttgaaaaaggagaaactgacaaaaaaatctcttgGTAACTTTCACTGCGAACTACAAGGTGATCAAAGTATTCTTGATGGCATTTCACTACAGCTGCAGTGACACTGATATTAGTTTTCTGCTCTTTCTCTTGTCATGTCACAAACCACTACATATGACCAACCATTCTAATCATTACAATGAGATACAATAGAAGGAATACAACAGATCCCAAAAGCCAATCTTGGTTGTATCACACACACCCTCCTAACAATGGTGAAAGGCATGGATCATTGGTGGGAAAGGGAGTAGGATAACTGATGTGCAACAAGTACAACAACCACAGGCACCAAAACAAACCCTATGTTCAAGATTCTATTCTTGCAGATTAATAATAAACCATCTATGAATTTCACTTAACTTTGATTCACTACAGTAAAAAACCgacttcatattttaaataacttttccaAGGTCACACTTAAAGCAGACTCTTTATGGAGATGAGAGAATTAGCACTACAAAGATTGTTCCCCCTGTCtactaagaaagaaaatgttgcttGCTTTCATGAACTTTAACCAATGTTTCTTTGGTGAAAAGCATGTCTTTCTGAAGATCAAATGATTACTAATGCAATTCATGAAATTATTTAGGCAAAAAATCAAATATGGCATGCCataaagaagcaaaaagaaaatattaactcTGTCCATGGCATCACACAGAAATGTATACAAATGCTAAAACAACATGTGGCAATCTTCAATTATTGCTGAAGCTACGTCCTGCTCTTAAACTGGTAGAATGCCTTATACACAGCAATGAAAGTGAAATAGCCAAAATGGTGCATTTAAGTGCCACTTCCGACTCAGGTTACAGATTCTGTTGCACAGTCAATCCTTCAGTCAACATACTTCAAGTTGCAGAACTAGGCATAAACTTTTATGACAATTGGTGTGTATTAAGAAAATCAACAGCTACCAGATAGCTCTCTAcgtattttgtaaaatgaagtGCTAAATTAACGCAAACACATGACCCAAACAAGGATGGGTATTTGGAGGTGGGagagaagaaaactgaaataaaaagatcAAAAGGGAAAATTAATCTAAACTGGACTAATGCAGACATTAATTTCATAACGGATATCCTCCGATCAAAAGCCACTGTCAGTGCTGCTAGCTTCAATCATTTCATTCcttcataaaattttaaaactgatgCAAAGCTGAGATTGTGCAGGCACCAAATTATGCtgcaacaatataaaaatgttaaaactctTATCATTAGTATAAACTatgaacaattattttataaaaaaaattctctgtaAGCATTTTGGCTTATTCCACCATGCTGTCTTTAAAGAATAATTCTATAGTTTTCTGGTAAATCTGCTGATTAGCTGTTTATGCAAACCACAGACTCATTCTTTCTGCTTGAAAATATCTATAACACCatacatgaatgaaaaaaaaaagtaaaaaaagaagtttgatcTCTCTCAACCCCAGTCACCCCCTGCctcaaattttactttctttctttctctttctcacgcGCACACAAAGATTCATTTGAAGGAAGAACAAtccatatacatatacaccTAGGATCAGCAGAACTTCAGTTTTACAACTTCATCTAAGCAGCTAttcaaaaagtcttttttacTCTCCACTTTCTCATTTAAAGGAAAACACTGAAaaggataaatataaaaagaggcAGTTATATTCAGAGCCTGTTCTGCAAGGTTTAGTGGTATTATACAATATAAATACATCCATatcaagagataaaaagaaacctCTGTACAGTTTTGAACATGGAGGCATAAGTTTGTGtgccctccccctcccacccccaatcaaccaaccaaccaaccaaaaaagcaaaaacaaaaagtacatCAAAGTTTCTGAGAGGAGAAGTGTTGAGCAGGGAAGATACCTAAACCATTTCCTGCTGAGCTTTGGACATGATCATGCATGTAGGCACTACCTGCACACCTCTGGGTAGACcccaaaaaaaatgcatcacGACATTTTTAACTGGTCATCAATTTCCTTCACTGATGACAGTAGCTGCTCTCCGAAAGTTTCTCGTCATGGAGACCAGCAAAGCACGTTTGCCTGGCATATCCTCAGCAACCCAGTAAGCTTGCCTGACATGCTCTTAGCAATGCGCAACAAGCAGTTCACATGACTGCACACCTAGACAGAAAATCTACATGATGTCCAAAAGGGATTCCGAGGTGTGTGTATGCACTTTGACGAGCCGACTGCAACAGGAGATAATGATCTGCATTTGCTGTGACCCGTGCTGGCTGCATCAGTCACAACTGTCTTTGGTCCCAAGTcaaagcaacacaaaatttttctttttttatttattttttaacttgcttGGTCATGAAGTCAGCAGCAAGACAGTATATGGGATCACAGGAAGAATCAGGAGGGATGGGATATGCACTGAAATGACTGGCAGATCTAGGTGTCGTGAAGAATCTCCCACAGACAGTTGGCCAGGGCTGTGGATGACTCCACTGCACTCATGGTCACATAGCTCAGGTGTCTCTCCCAGCGCTTTATTAAGCTGCATATGCACAACATAGCAATAGTTAATGCAGTTGAACagcaagattaaaaaaaaagtaaataaataaaaattaggaAGGAATAAGACGATATGACATCTTCATCCTATATGCCCTGAATGCTGACAGATACTATttgcaacaaatgaaaattacCCAACCACATTAATGAACTGTTACATTTCTACCTGTACctaaatactttaaaaacaagcaaattttttaaaatccatttcttactaagatgaaaataatgataatgagtATAAACTGCTttccaaaaacaagaaaatattttaaatccatttcttacttagatgaaaatgatgataataatgagtATAAACTGCTTCCCCTCAGACATGAAAAGTAACTCAGATAATTCTATAAGCTTTTCAGTCATGCAGTTTCCCCAACTACTTAAACTTAAtaacattttgaacattttctgAGGATGTCTAAAACAAATAAGTTTGAATTATGTTTAAGTTCTGTTTAAACAATACATCTTGGGATTAAAAGACTTATCATTTTAGTAAATACATGCAAAAAAGAACAGGAAATTCCAAGGCTCAAATTTCAACCAAAATCTCTTAAAAATTTCAACAAGCAATAACAGCAATAACTCCTTTATAAAGATATGTTTGCACTGTTAAAAAACACGGAAAATAATCTTTTCacatacttttttaaagtaaatttatgtCAAACAGGGCAAGTGATGTCTCCAATAAGGTGAGAGAGGTCTCATTTTTAACTCCCTGGTAAGCAAAGATACAATGCTGCAATGTGATAAAAGGGAGCAAATTCACGCTCCATTCAGAGTAGTTTGCTCTCTGAATTATCTCCTTCTGACCACTTCTTAAGTATCCGATGCACTTTTTCTATTTGAAAGCAGCGGAAAAAATACTGCGACAGCTGACTGCCTGTTATTCACTTTGATTttgatttatcattaaaaaaattcaaagggGCTTTGAATGGAATAAGATATTGTACTAGTTActgtgggttttttggtttaTCCTCATTATTGCCCATCTATATTTTGATCTACTTTTTGTGTCAAACTCTGAAAACACTTTTATATCAGCATAATATGTGCCATACAaactgcattattattatattattgaaGCTTTAATGACTGAATATCTCACTATTTTTAGGAAAGCATTATTCCAGGtcttattttacatttcagaCTTTGTTTAAATGGTACAGTTTAATGATGTACTcgcacaaacgcacacacatgtatatatataaccacACATTGAATGtatatattgtttataataTAATGTCAAAATTAGACTTTATTATGCTTCAATAGTAGGCCTTTCAAGACAAACACTAACCTTCTCCCATGAGAGGAGTAGCGTGCAAGGTTCCTTAAAATGAGGGCTGAAGTAAAACGAATATGTTTGGTGACTGGACCTTCACCAGGTTCCTGTACCAAAAGCAAAGGAAGtcaaattttttattaataaaagtgaaaacttCAATTTTTCTGAAGATCAAAATTATGTTGTAGGCGTCTATAGCTATAAACCATTAGAGTTATAGTTTGTAATTCATCTTCAAGAAGAGTTAAAAATCTACAAAGCTTCTTTTCAAgagcataaaataaagaaataataaaagttttgcCATGAGACTTTAAGCATACCACAATAACTTACAGAGAACTCAGCAAATGGTGGTCGGATGTGGAAACGTTTTATAGCCTGGATGGCAGCGTCTGGTGGGTACACCAGAGCCGGGGCAGGAGCAGGATTTGCTGGACTCTGGGGGCTTACTCCTGCCTGGACTGCTTGGAATCTTCTCTGGCTGGCAGCTCGTAAAGCCATTTCAGCACAATGGTGATCCTGTCAAATGTAATGACATACCAGCCGACATTCCACAAAACAGATTACACTAATACAAATCACAATGATTTTATGAAATATCTCAAATGCTTGTAATCCATGACAGGCAAAATGTTATAGATGTATTATGATCAAAAAACAACTGTGCAAAGTAAGCCACCTGTACATGCGTGACCATTGACCATTTCTTCCTTTGAAGAGGTTCACAACCTTCCCACCGGCAGACACCATCCGCAGCAAAAGGGATGTGAATTTTCATGACATGGATGAAGACTTGGCGAGCATTGTCGAAACACCTGCACAGCCATTGGACTTGCATAACTACTATGTCCCCACAGTGAAAATGCAAACATGTACATCTAATTCTTTGTCTAACATTACTACACAATTCTAAAACTGTTATATTAAGAACCACATAAAtacctttttttcaatttatccAGTTAAATTTATCACAAGGTATTAGCTTTCCAAAACAAGTATCTTAATATTTTGCTATAAATTGTACCTAAAAATATGTTGAAgatgtattatatatttgtctttgtaaataattatacttACAGATTTAATATTCACTGCATAGCTTAGACAATCAACTAAAAACACAATTTCTGACAAATAGAGACTCTAAACAGTAAACCAATTCAAAATAGTAATTTCATAATAACCATTTTCTGATGTTCTACCACAAAAGATGCCTTGTTAACATTATGTTAAACTTAAAATAAGAAACCAGGAAATAATACAGAGCAACAAAAGGATTTCGTCTAAGATGTGCCCAGTGGTCTGGCATACAATTTCTttgaactgtttattttcatttacgtTCAACTATTTATTCAATGATTTCAACTGTGAATAATGGTAAAACGCAGCCCTCAACTACCAAACGCCACATTCTTTAAATGGGGAAGACCAAAGTGGGCCTAACAAAAATGCTTTGACATGTATATTAAGGCCAAATTCCATTACCACCAATCTGGTCTCCATCCTGCTTCtctctgatattttaaaaatgcatcattATTTAAAGGCTACCAGTAACTTAAGCAGTCATTTTCAAATTACTAGGTTCAGTCTCCACAAGATACTAATATGCgtgcctccccccccccaaaaaaaaagaataacccTGATCTGTTTGCAAGATACAACACCTTCAGCTCTTTAGTCATAGGCTCACAGTTTCTGTGATATCACTAAGCTTCTGTGAAAGTAAGGCTTGCTGTTGCAGCAACGCGTTATTTACATATGCTTCAAAGCTCAGTCTCCATGCTTCATAGGCATCATCAACTTAACAGGTTAACTACTCTTTACATatactttttcaaaaatgtacTTTTGGGAAAAGCAAATGACAGTGATGCATTCTGTTGTCAAAATATGATATGAGAAAGAACCGTCTTATTTGGATCAAAAATttagcaagaaaaaataaatgtactgaTTTTACTTTACCTCCTGCAGCTGGCCCACTCGCACATGTAATCGGGTACAAAATGTGTGGCAGGGGAAGAAGGCATGGCTTCcgtattgctgctgctgcttttcttcttcttggaCTTGGAGGGTGGCTTGTTCTTCACTCCGACAGCCTTCTCACACTTAGCTGGCAGATTCTTGTCTAAGccctttttgttatttttctttgttcgttTGGCACTCCCATTCTCAGATGTGGAACCACTGCCACAAGAGACAGCTGGCACTTCAGACAGCAAGGGAGCTGATGAGGAAGCCATAGCTGGTAGAGGATGGGAAAAGCTGCTAGTGGTGCTGCTGCCACCACTGAACTGGCCAGTAGTGGAATGTTTATCACTGCCAACTGAGTCGGCAATGGAGGAGGAGAAGCTGTCAGAGCTAAAGTCACTATCTTTGGAGCTATCTGGTGAAAAAAGCAGTCTTCCAACATCACAGGTTTTACTGCCATTGATCAGCATTCTGCTTCCTAGGACAGTTTCTGGAAGGTCTGTGGAGTCCATGCTGACTTCCTCCATGCTCATCTGCTTGACCAGCTCCCGGTCTCTGTGGGTGAGGGGAGAATCTATTCCATGTTCATCTTTCACCATCCCTGCATCCATGGTTCCATTCTGCTGACTACTGGCAATCAACCTGCCATGGAAATCCATCTGCAATTCCTTTGCATCAGCTTGCATGACAGCCTTCTCTCCAAGCCTAGGCACCCGCCACTCACTTGGAACAATGTCACCACACTCCTCTGTCAGACTTCCATTCTCTAGGTGACGCACAACACCATTCAGCTTAGCTGCCTTTCCAATTAAGTTGTTTACTTGCTCTTTGGACCATGCACATTCTTTCATGCTGCTTAAGCTGTCATTGCTTACTCCATTAGGCAAGTGCTCTTCATTCTGAACACCTGCTCTGGGAAAGTTCATGGGAGAAGGAGGAAGTTCACTGGACACTGAATCAGGGGATCCCAGAATACCATTGGGTTCCAAGGTGCTCAGAGAATTCATGCTCAGTTTGCTATCACCTAGTCCATTGCATTCCTTAACCTTGGAGACAGAAACAGTCCGGCTGCAGTTGTAAAGGCTGCTTTCCCTGCTTATTGGATCAACCCTGTGGATGGAGGGATCCCCAGCCTGTGTGGCACAGGACACAGTTGTGGTGGATACAGAGGCAGTTACACCAGACTGTGAGGCTGCTGGCAGTGGCAGCTGGGCAAGCAGGTGAGATTCCACAGTCTGAGAGGAAACTGTGTGAGGATGTATGCTGCCTGCCTTTGTGCTACCACCATAGGGGTTACCAGCTAAGATGGCCTGAGTGATGGACATGGGTGAGGATTGGATGAGAGGTACGGTGGCAGATGTAAATGATATAGATGGCAATGATGACTGTGATGGTGATGAGGTGAACGACAACCGATTTGTTGCCGTCTGATGTAATGAAAGAGAGTTTGCTGGAGATATAATAGCTGCTGGTGCCACTCTTGATGCCCCCTGTAAAGAAACAATTGCTGAAAATGAGAGTGGATTTTGAAAATTTGCCGCTGACAAGATAGGTGAATCTGTGCCCGTAGATGAGTCTCTACACGACTGTGCTGAACTTTTAGAGGCATCTAGCACAGAAGTCTCAGAAATATTGGACGGAGTAGTTAAGGCACAGTTAGAGGATAAGAAACCACTAGTGCCTTCTTGTATGTCTATGTTATCCATGCCCTGCGCAGCACACTCCAAGCCTGGCTGGGAGGATCCTTTAGAAATGTCTAATTCAATACCTCCCTGCAACTCAGGTCTTGAATTGTTTGAAATGATACTAGAGGAGGAAACTAAATCAACCTGTGATTGTGGGGCTAGTTTTGGCTTGATTGGGATCTGAGGTGAAGATGGACGTGAGCTGCCAGACATTTTGCTCTTTTGCAAAGGCTGCATGCCCACAGGATGAGGGGCTAAAGGCCTCTGACTAGAGGAACTGGATGTGGATGATAAAGGATTTGGGATGATGGTACGGTATGCACCTGGCTGGGCACTCGACTGGTGAGATTCCACGGAAGTCTGAACCACAGAGGTGGGCACCAAAGTGCTGGTGCTGAAAGTAGTGTGTCCTCCAGCCACCTGTGTTGCCGTGATTTGGGGCAAGCTGTAGATAGGCAACTGGATCTGAAAGGTCTGAACCACACTctgtggctgttgctgctgctgctgaaagtGCAACTGCTGTGACGTGTGAACCTGAAGTGGCTTCTGGGCCTGGAACTGCAGCTGCTGCACAGGCTGGTGCAAAATCTGTTGCAGGGTGGGCTGTGGCTGGATCACAAGCTGCTGCTGACCAgccagctgctgctgcaggatGAGGGGTTGCCGCAGCTGTGGAGACCTCAGTTGCAGGTGCTGCTGCGTCTGCAGCagcagttgttgttgctggGGCTGAATGACCAGCTGTTGTGGTTGCAGCTGCAGGGTCTGGGCCTGCTGTGCTTGGACTTTCTGATGCAGGTGAAGCTGCTGAGCACCCATTTGCTGAATCTGCAGCACCTGCTGCACCTGTACCTGAGGCTGCTGCACCTGTACCTGAGgcggcggctgctgctgctgcagctgtgaCGACTGCAGAAGGTTCTGACACTGAGGCTGCAACTGTGGCTGAAGCTGGGTGTGCAGACGATGCTGAAGCTGCAATTGAGAAGGTGGCTGTTGCTGAAGCTGCAGCTGAGTCTGAAGCTGAAGCTGTGAAGGTGGCTGAGGTTGAAGCTGCAGCTGAAGCTGAGGCTGTAGCTGTGGCTGGATCTGCTGCTGTCCCTGAAGATGCAGCTGTGGTTGTTGGGACTGGGATTGTTGCAAAGCTTCCTGAACCATCTGCACCATTTCTGTACCAAGCTGGAGGGTGGTCTCTGCATCAAAAGGAGGGGGACTTTCACTGGGTGTGACGTTGCCCCGCACCATATTCTGGCAAAGTTTCTTTGCCAACAGGCTCTTGATAAGATTAGTGTCATTGTTCTGGTCCACACATACCACAGGTGCTTTACCTGCATTTGCAGTGTCTCCCTGGAGGGCTTGGTGAATAAGAGGAAACTGCTGACCAGGACCAGGAGCAGGCACAGAGGCTGAATGGATACCCATGGTACCCGATGCAGAAGGCATGCAAATGGAAAAGGGGACCTGAGTGGATGCACACGTCACAgtaacagaagaagaagaagccaTAGTTGATGCTATGTTTGTGGTGGCAGCAAGTGAAGATGGCTGCACAA
The sequence above is a segment of the Pomacea canaliculata isolate SZHN2017 linkage group LG6, ASM307304v1, whole genome shotgun sequence genome. Coding sequences within it:
- the LOC112565707 gene encoding AT-rich interactive domain-containing protein 2-like isoform X3, with the protein product MANVLNKDPFTYEEDRRSFLQDLHRFHASRGTPFDRIPKIGGKEVDLYRLYRRVIDQGGWQKFNNDQLWEDIVEEFQIPLACTNGTQALKYIYFRYLNAYEKVHFLGVDPDQSGDDNEEGPARKKVCLPVESVPLAYNYAQHRVPDSMRTIHRMDTDLARFSDYEKLEMALRSGLPNEVDFAINVCLLLSNEGRYVLKLSKSLHLLPLLMSNVGIFEEGPSSMEDVMLLSWKNNAKRDFLRFWYETVNDEEIRRLIKTKDGIYRQKDLLGYEVLSLGRNLGVLDVEGQRVQQLAVLIRNLSFEEINQLPLASSSVVIRFLMLCVHSTYGSLRQLALDTLGNVASQLILGPVVNTTSQMMIDLIKKSLNAEDKFAVVRSLEIVSKLCQLEKNESIMSEELGDEIYERMVQLLTVHDIQLIVHTLEALYQLSELGQATTDMIAQVKHAVDLLVNLITVEAQSYGPNSLVGIKVVEYVPLTDATGEETPSSMPAHSHVIQSVAPSQSHNSSMQHSPCPQSQQSIAEQAQADLEATTANWLQATFEYRKGACVTQADLYLDYQQFCRKFGVAEILSSCDFFSIVKNSFSQADVLNLEKEKVVKGLSKRAIPRPFAILSGTEKGTSSIPPTAKSTTGSSSNKMQTATPKQADGGGKTGAKKRLIAPMPPSGPGPGCVSPKPVSMNPPRPTLQPSLPGPRAVSVLQQHLVAPAPQIPTASVHPGCDQVFVQPSSLAATTNIASTMASSSSVTVTCASTQVPFSICMPSASGTMGIHSASVPAPGPGQQFPLIHQALQGDTANAGKAPVVCVDQNNDTNLIKSLLAKKLCQNMVRGNVTPSESPPPFDAETTLQLGTEMVQMVQEALQQSQSQQPQLHLQGQQQIQPQLQPQLQLQLQPQPPSQLQLQTQLQLQQQPPSQLQLQHRLHTQLQPQLQPQCQNLLQSSQLQQQQPPPQVQVQQPQVQVQQVLQIQQMGAQQLHLHQKVQAQQAQTLQLQPQQLVIQPQQQQLLLQTQQHLQLRSPQLRQPLILQQQLAGQQQLVIQPQPTLQQILHQPVQQLQFQAQKPLQVHTSQQLHFQQQQQQPQSVVQTFQIQLPIYSLPQITATQVAGGHTTFSTSTLVPTSVVQTSVESHQSSAQPGAYRTIIPNPLSSTSSSSSQRPLAPHPVGMQPLQKSKMSGSSRPSSPQIPIKPKLAPQSQVDLVSSSSIISNNSRPELQGGIELDISKGSSQPGLECAAQGMDNIDIQEGTSGFLSSNCALTTPSNISETSVLDASKSSAQSCRDSSTGTDSPILSAANFQNPLSFSAIVSLQGASRVAPAAIISPANSLSLHQTATNRLSFTSSPSQSSLPSISFTSATVPLIQSSPMSITQAILAGNPYGGSTKAGSIHPHTVSSQTVESHLLAQLPLPAASQSGVTASVSTTTVSCATQAGDPSIHRVDPISRESSLYNCSRTVSVSKVKECNGLGDSKLSMNSLSTLEPNGILGSPDSVSSELPPSPMNFPRAGVQNEEHLPNGVSNDSLSSMKECAWSKEQVNNLIGKAAKLNGVVRHLENGSLTEECGDIVPSEWRVPRLGEKAVMQADAKELQMDFHGRLIASSQQNGTMDAGMVKDEHGIDSPLTHRDRELVKQMSMEEVSMDSTDLPETVLGSRMLINGSKTCDVGRLLFSPDSSKDSDFSSDSFSSSIADSVGSDKHSTTGQFSGGSSTTSSFSHPLPAMASSSAPLLSEVPAVSCGSGSTSENGSAKRTKKNNKKGLDKNLPAKCEKAVGVKNKPPSKSKKKKSSSSNTEAMPSSPATHFVPDYMCEWASCRRCFDNARQVFIHVMKIHIPFAADGVCRWEGCEPLQRKKWSMVTHVQDHHCAEMALRAASQRRFQAVQAGVSPQSPANPAPAPALVYPPDAAIQAIKRFHIRPPFAEFSEPGEGPVTKHIRFTSALILRNLARYSSHGRSLIKRWERHLSYVTMSAVESSTALANCLWEILHDT